The DNA window ccgcctcgtcgtgcatCTGCCGCTCGGTCCGCACGTTGCGCTCCACGTCCTCGATGCGCGGCATCCCCCCGCCGGGCACCGGCCGCCtgcccatgacgccgtcccacagcgcgccgcccacgttgccctcctcgcccgccatgcgCACGTAGATTTCGTCCATGGCATCGCCCAGGTCGCCCTTGGCCCGCGGTATGACATGCACGTGCACGTGCGGCACCGTCTGCCCTGCGTCCGGCCCGTCCTGCACCGCCACCGTGAAGCTCCCTCCTACtagcgacgacaacgacgacgacgatgacgacgggtccccgccttggccgcggccctcCAGGTTCTCGTCGGTTGGGAAATAGTTCTGCGCCAGCACCCGCTGTATCAGCTGCACCGTGGTGAACAGGTCGGCCGTCTCCGCGGGGGAGAGGTCCGTCAGTCGCCGGTGCGGGGCCAGCGGGCACACGAGCACGTGGCCCGGCACGATGGGCTTGAGGTTGACGAGCGCAAAGGAGAGGGGCGTGACGCAAAAGACCTGTTGTATGCGGTCAGCCGAGCGGACTCGGACACGTAtttgtgtgtgcgtgtgtgtgcgcgtgtgcgtgtAGTACTAGGACTTGGGGTTCGACCTCGATCACTCACCTGCTTCGTG is part of the Purpureocillium takamizusanense chromosome 7, complete sequence genome and encodes:
- the HNT2 gene encoding Bis(5'-adenosyl)-triphosphatase (COG:F~EggNog:ENOG503P449); its protein translation is MLAARSLLLRTRAARAASSTSPTKNKSNCNTVLTAFRPVSSSVTRAIAMSSVPDVKEIRFGPFEVTKQVFCVTPLSFALVNLKPIVPGHVLVCPLAPHRRLTDLSPAETADLFTTVQLIQRVLAQNYFPTDENLEGRGQGGDPSSSSSSLSSLVGGSFTVAVQDGPDAGQTVPHVHVHVIPRAKGDLGDAMDEIYVRMAGEEGNVGGALWDGVMGRRPVPGGGMPRIEDVERNVRTERQMHDEADRYRATLRQMHDEGQKERGGGVSKTEAPKAAEL